A region from the Thermococcus sp. Bubb.Bath genome encodes:
- a CDS encoding ATP-binding protein has protein sequence MELKPFYQIAIPHEDIKEGKFTLDTFAADLWSVYQNKGPEDYRNPQLFWERTYLTKGLSDLIEIARKRLIEGTGDAVIQLQTPFGGGKTHSLIALYHKAHEWGANVVVLDGTAFDAKEVILWEELERQLTGKVSLLRGEVSPGKMKLSELLEEKAPVLILIDELLEYMVKAAGVVVGETTLADQTLAFIHELTEVAKSTDRVLLVMTLPSSILEHYSEKAEEYFQKLQKIVGRSQKVFTPVQDEEVHDVIRTRLFKRINEAEAEAVVKAVVDYLDNEGLIPEGLTAYQYRQRFLRSYPFQPEVIDVLYHRWGSLPKFQRTRGVLRLLSIVVHSLMGRDVPFIRLSDFDLSVKTLRDELIDIIGESRYYSVLDADILSPNSGAKKVDKMVGESYEHYRIGTRAATTIFMYSFSGGEVKGATTKEIKLSCADTRYSSSIVGDAILYLKDNLLYLHYRDGRYYFSLEPSLNKLVVDEMNNVSDEQIGEVEYELLKGQLKGKHFKVYLWPTKPSDVPDNDPNLKLVVLREHDKEKVLQILQSYGGTERVYKNTLIFLVPRETERASFNRLVRRYLAWKTIEERTKRGSLELTSEQKEDVKENLKRAREDIVQKIAELYRVILLPARGGYEELDLGMKPVGVKKTIEELVYEKLKDEGKLVEKIAPIVIEMKYLDGKEYVSTKALYESFLRTPGMPLLKGKSVLVEAIKEGVGEGRFGWGYLSGEEVTCEYLGKKPTVTLEDNEVIVRKDYCEELKARAKSEAEAIAEAGSSAVAQQEAIAGSEAGATPREWKPPEVKRGQTVLLPAQEKAEEKAEAQGGIGEVHLRLAFGPGTGGLADLVRALKLLKTKFERVTIEIKAEEGSMTDMEYENLLETFKQLQIEVEELRKG, from the coding sequence ATGGAGTTGAAGCCGTTTTATCAGATTGCCATTCCTCATGAGGACATAAAGGAAGGGAAGTTCACCCTTGATACTTTTGCGGCGGATCTATGGAGTGTGTACCAGAATAAGGGGCCGGAGGATTACAGGAACCCACAGCTCTTCTGGGAGAGGACTTATCTCACGAAGGGCTTGAGTGACCTCATTGAAATAGCGAGAAAGCGGCTTATAGAAGGTACGGGGGATGCAGTAATCCAGCTTCAGACGCCGTTTGGCGGGGGTAAAACACATTCGCTCATAGCGCTGTATCATAAGGCCCATGAGTGGGGGGCGAACGTTGTCGTTCTTGATGGTACGGCCTTCGATGCGAAGGAGGTAATTCTCTGGGAGGAGCTTGAGAGACAGCTTACTGGTAAGGTAAGCCTTCTCAGGGGAGAGGTCTCTCCAGGCAAGATGAAGCTCTCAGAGCTTCTCGAAGAGAAAGCTCCGGTACTGATCCTCATTGATGAACTCCTTGAGTACATGGTGAAGGCCGCTGGTGTTGTCGTTGGTGAGACAACTTTGGCTGATCAGACCCTTGCATTCATTCATGAGCTTACTGAGGTTGCGAAGTCCACTGATAGGGTTCTGCTCGTCATGACTCTTCCATCGAGCATTTTGGAGCACTACTCGGAAAAGGCTGAGGAGTACTTCCAGAAGCTTCAGAAGATCGTTGGACGCTCTCAGAAGGTGTTCACTCCTGTTCAAGACGAAGAGGTACACGATGTCATAAGGACGAGGCTTTTCAAGAGGATAAACGAGGCTGAGGCAGAGGCCGTGGTGAAGGCAGTCGTTGATTATCTTGACAACGAGGGTCTGATTCCGGAGGGGCTTACTGCTTATCAGTACCGTCAGAGGTTCTTGAGGAGTTATCCCTTCCAGCCGGAGGTTATTGACGTTCTCTATCACCGCTGGGGAAGTCTGCCCAAGTTCCAGAGAACGAGGGGTGTGCTGAGGCTTCTCTCAATAGTGGTACACTCCCTCATGGGAAGGGATGTACCATTCATACGGCTCTCTGACTTTGATTTGAGCGTCAAGACTCTCAGGGACGAGCTTATTGACATCATAGGTGAGAGCCGGTACTACTCAGTTCTTGACGCTGACATTCTCTCTCCAAATTCCGGAGCGAAGAAAGTTGATAAGATGGTTGGGGAGTCGTACGAGCACTATAGGATAGGAACTCGGGCCGCCACAACGATTTTCATGTACTCCTTCTCTGGCGGAGAAGTGAAAGGAGCCACGACGAAGGAGATAAAACTCTCCTGCGCTGACACTCGGTATTCGAGCAGTATTGTGGGTGATGCCATTCTCTATCTCAAAGACAATCTTCTCTATCTCCACTATAGGGATGGGAGGTACTACTTCAGTCTTGAGCCGAGCCTCAACAAGCTGGTCGTTGATGAGATGAACAACGTGAGTGATGAGCAGATAGGGGAAGTTGAGTATGAGTTGCTGAAAGGGCAACTGAAGGGCAAGCACTTCAAAGTGTACTTATGGCCAACCAAACCTTCTGATGTTCCCGATAATGATCCCAACTTGAAGCTTGTGGTTCTGCGTGAACATGATAAGGAGAAGGTTCTGCAGATACTACAGTCCTATGGTGGTACTGAGAGGGTTTACAAGAACACTCTCATATTCCTCGTTCCGAGAGAAACGGAAAGAGCCAGCTTCAATAGGTTGGTACGTAGGTACCTCGCATGGAAGACTATCGAAGAAAGAACGAAGAGAGGCTCGCTGGAGCTTACATCGGAGCAGAAGGAGGACGTAAAGGAGAATCTGAAGAGGGCTCGTGAGGATATCGTTCAGAAGATTGCCGAGCTTTACAGGGTTATCCTCCTCCCAGCGAGGGGAGGGTACGAGGAGCTTGATCTTGGGATGAAGCCTGTGGGTGTCAAGAAGACCATTGAGGAGCTTGTCTATGAGAAGCTCAAGGACGAGGGCAAGCTGGTTGAGAAGATAGCTCCGATAGTGATAGAGATGAAGTACTTGGATGGCAAGGAGTACGTCTCGACAAAGGCCCTATATGAGAGTTTCCTCAGGACTCCGGGGATGCCTCTGTTGAAGGGCAAGTCGGTACTTGTGGAGGCAATAAAAGAGGGTGTAGGTGAGGGTCGCTTTGGGTGGGGGTACCTCTCTGGTGAGGAGGTTACTTGTGAGTACCTTGGGAAGAAGCCAACGGTAACTCTTGAGGATAATGAGGTCATTGTACGCAAGGACTACTGCGAGGAGCTGAAGGCAAGGGCAAAGAGTGAAGCTGAAGCAATTGCAGAGGCTGGGTCTTCAGCTGTAGCTCAGCAGGAAGCTATAGCTGGAAGCGAAGCTGGAGCTACGCCCAGAGAGTGGAAGCCTCCGGAGGTAAAGAGGGGTCAGACTGTGCTTTTGCCTGCTCAGGAGAAAGCTGAAGAGAAGGCTGAGGCTCAGGGAGGCATTGGGGAGGTACATTTACGCCTCGCTTTTGGACCTGGTACTGGTGGATTGGCGGATCTTGTGAGGGCGTTGAAGTTGCTGAAGACAAAGTTCGAGAGGGTTACTATTGAGATCAAGGCTGAGGAGGGGTCTATGACGGATATGGAGTATGAGAATCTGCTGGAGACTTTCAAACAGCTTCAGATTGAGGTGGAAGAGCTCAGGAAGGGTTGA
- a CDS encoding DUF1156 domain-containing protein, producing the protein MSEESAREKNIRHGHISTLHIWWARRPLASSRATNYAALIPAPKDEAEIERKKKFIAKLSKWENSLDEEVIRKAREDILEYFKQIRNDPSQERPRVLDPFAGGGSIPLEALRLGLETYAMDYNPVAVLILKAVLEYPQKYGKKKKGALDEWVSGKKEEKNYDLVRDVKKWGEWVLEEARKELERFYPKDEDGYIPVGYIWARTIKCQNPACGAEIPLTRQFWLAKKNNKKVALYPYVDGKEVKFKMVGDGYEPMPEDFDPSKGTVKGAKVTCPVCGMTHDANTTRKLFREGKAGQRMVAVVLYHPEKRGKIYRLPTEKDVQAYEEAKRYLEEKRAKLMEEWGIDPVPDEPTPEGRGRGAERAFSVRNYGMNTWGDLFNDRQKLALITFVEKVRKAYEKMLEEGYDEEYAKAVVTYLALIVDMAAAFTNTLTRWENTSEAIKQLFSRQALPMMWDCPEVNPFSGSTGSVVTGISYYLETIEHLSFTSSIPAHVSQSSATSLPFPDNHFDAVFTDPPYYDNVPYSYLSDFFYVWLKRTIGDLYPELFMTPLTPKSKELVAYTQNQDWEAAKRYFEEGMKQALREIHRVLKPNGILVLVYAHKTTEGWETLINSLLDSGLVPTASWPIHTEMANRLRAKESAALASSIYIVARKIKKEGIGWFDEVKKELRETLEKKLDQLWKEGISGADFFISAIGSAIEVFGKYEKVLDYEGNEIRGDRLLQLVRDIVSDYAIRQVLREDISAELSPLTKFYVLWRWTYGEAKVAFDEARKLATSVGLDLEKEWNRGFIVKEKEFIRVLGPQDRKLKEIKGNDLIDVLHKALLLWQANRKREMIGLLAETGWGEKDVFFKVAQVISEVLPKDSKEKKLLDGFLAGRGHIRRAIEKGDYSLFNGEEEPEKQATIEKFIQG; encoded by the coding sequence GTGAGTGAAGAGTCAGCAAGAGAAAAGAACATAAGGCACGGCCACATCTCGACGCTCCACATCTGGTGGGCAAGGCGTCCGCTTGCCTCATCCAGAGCCACGAACTACGCCGCACTCATTCCGGCACCAAAAGACGAAGCCGAAATCGAGAGGAAAAAGAAGTTCATAGCAAAGCTCTCGAAGTGGGAAAACTCTCTCGATGAGGAGGTTATACGAAAAGCCCGCGAAGACATACTGGAGTACTTCAAGCAGATAAGGAACGACCCCAGTCAGGAGAGGCCGAGGGTTCTCGACCCGTTCGCTGGTGGTGGCTCAATTCCGCTTGAGGCCCTCCGTCTCGGGCTTGAGACATACGCAATGGACTACAACCCCGTTGCCGTTCTCATCCTGAAGGCTGTCCTTGAGTACCCACAGAAGTACGGGAAGAAAAAGAAGGGAGCGCTCGACGAGTGGGTCTCCGGAAAGAAAGAGGAGAAGAACTACGACCTCGTGAGGGACGTCAAGAAGTGGGGCGAGTGGGTTCTTGAGGAGGCAAGGAAGGAGCTTGAGCGCTTCTATCCCAAGGACGAAGATGGGTACATTCCCGTTGGCTACATATGGGCGAGAACTATAAAGTGCCAGAACCCAGCGTGCGGTGCCGAGATACCCCTCACGAGACAGTTCTGGCTCGCAAAGAAGAACAACAAGAAGGTGGCCCTGTACCCGTACGTTGATGGTAAGGAAGTGAAGTTCAAGATGGTGGGCGATGGCTATGAGCCAATGCCCGAGGATTTTGACCCGTCAAAGGGTACCGTGAAGGGGGCAAAGGTTACCTGCCCGGTCTGCGGCATGACCCACGATGCAAACACTACTCGGAAGCTCTTCCGTGAAGGAAAGGCCGGCCAGAGAATGGTGGCCGTTGTCCTGTACCACCCGGAGAAGAGGGGCAAAATCTACCGTCTACCAACTGAGAAGGACGTTCAAGCGTACGAGGAAGCGAAGCGGTACCTTGAGGAGAAGAGGGCAAAGCTCATGGAGGAATGGGGGATTGATCCGGTACCTGATGAACCAACACCCGAGGGAAGAGGGCGGGGAGCCGAAAGGGCTTTCTCGGTGAGGAACTATGGAATGAACACATGGGGCGACCTCTTCAACGATAGGCAGAAGCTCGCTCTGATAACCTTCGTCGAGAAAGTACGGAAAGCGTACGAAAAAATGCTTGAAGAGGGCTATGATGAAGAGTATGCGAAAGCAGTAGTGACGTATCTGGCACTTATTGTAGATATGGCAGCCGCATTCACAAATACCCTCACAAGATGGGAAAATACGTCAGAGGCGATAAAACAGCTATTCTCAAGGCAAGCTCTTCCAATGATGTGGGATTGCCCAGAAGTAAATCCATTCAGTGGTTCAACAGGAAGTGTGGTTACTGGCATATCCTATTACTTGGAAACTATTGAGCATCTATCCTTCACATCGTCTATTCCCGCTCATGTTTCTCAATCATCGGCAACGTCACTCCCCTTCCCAGATAACCACTTCGATGCCGTCTTTACTGACCCGCCGTACTATGACAACGTACCCTACTCCTACCTCAGTGACTTCTTCTACGTCTGGCTCAAGCGCACCATCGGAGACCTTTATCCGGAGCTGTTCATGACACCGCTCACACCGAAGAGCAAGGAACTCGTTGCCTACACCCAGAATCAGGACTGGGAAGCCGCAAAGAGGTACTTTGAAGAGGGAATGAAACAGGCACTCAGAGAAATCCACCGCGTCCTCAAGCCGAACGGAATTCTCGTGCTTGTTTATGCCCATAAGACAACGGAAGGTTGGGAGACACTCATAAACTCTCTCCTTGACTCTGGTTTGGTACCAACTGCCTCATGGCCTATTCATACTGAGATGGCAAATAGACTCAGAGCCAAAGAATCAGCCGCCCTCGCCTCATCAATCTACATAGTCGCCCGTAAAATCAAGAAAGAGGGCATTGGCTGGTTCGATGAGGTCAAGAAAGAGCTCAGGGAAACACTTGAGAAAAAGCTTGACCAGCTCTGGAAGGAGGGCATAAGCGGTGCAGACTTCTTCATCTCAGCAATAGGCTCGGCCATCGAGGTCTTTGGCAAGTACGAGAAGGTTCTCGACTACGAGGGCAACGAGATAAGGGGCGACAGGTTGCTCCAGCTCGTGCGCGATATAGTCAGCGACTACGCGATAAGGCAGGTTCTCAGGGAGGATATCTCCGCCGAGCTTTCCCCGCTCACGAAGTTCTATGTACTCTGGCGCTGGACGTACGGGGAGGCGAAGGTGGCTTTCGACGAGGCGAGGAAGCTCGCAACTTCGGTCGGCCTTGACCTTGAGAAGGAGTGGAACAGGGGGTTCATAGTGAAGGAAAAAGAGTTCATCAGGGTTCTCGGCCCGCAGGACAGGAAGTTGAAGGAGATAAAGGGCAATGACCTCATTGACGTACTCCATAAGGCTTTGCTCCTCTGGCAGGCGAACAGGAAGAGAGAGATGATTGGTCTGCTCGCCGAAACTGGCTGGGGCGAGAAGGATGTATTCTTCAAGGTGGCTCAGGTCATCAGCGAGGTGCTTCCGAAGGACAGCAAGGAGAAAAAGCTCCTTGATGGGTTCCTGGCTGGAAGGGGGCACATAAGGAGGGCCATTGAGAAGGGGGACTACTCGCTGTTCAACGGTGAGGAAGAGCCGGAGAAGCAGGCGACTATTGAGAAGTTTATACAGGGCTGA
- a CDS encoding Holliday junction resolvase-like protein: MGVETLVLLTLVVVLAMIVLVLWRNNQQLIRENTEFKTKLGLLEENLRKEYEVKLQEWKQKAEKEIRKDAISRSSSTILGRVGEQLAPLLMFSNYRINPKDVRFIGTPIDFIAFKGLEEGNPEEVIFIEVKSGKTKTLTKREKQIKELIENKKVRWITFHTQSEIQKLENAVSNEIEKEEDRNE, from the coding sequence ATGGGAGTTGAGACCCTGGTTCTACTGACTCTGGTCGTTGTTTTGGCCATGATAGTACTGGTTCTATGGAGAAACAACCAGCAACTCATAAGAGAGAATACCGAGTTCAAAACCAAGCTGGGGCTTCTGGAGGAAAACCTGAGGAAAGAGTACGAAGTAAAGCTCCAGGAGTGGAAACAGAAGGCAGAGAAGGAGATAAGAAAGGATGCAATCTCACGCTCTTCCTCGACAATTCTTGGGCGTGTTGGAGAGCAACTCGCGCCACTACTGATGTTCTCCAACTACAGGATAAATCCAAAGGACGTACGCTTTATCGGTACCCCGATAGACTTCATAGCGTTCAAGGGACTCGAAGAGGGAAACCCGGAGGAGGTAATCTTTATCGAGGTAAAGAGCGGAAAAACCAAGACGCTCACCAAAAGGGAGAAGCAGATCAAAGAGCTCATCGAAAACAAGAAGGTGAGATGGATAACTTTCCACACTCAAAGCGAGATTCAAAAGCTTGAAAACGCTGTTTCCAATGAAATAGAGAAGGAGGAAGATAGAAATGAATGA
- a CDS encoding helicase-related protein encodes MSTEIKPGYILKSTKWKEPFLVGMVQAQRDTIMVAGHYLNSREPDYFILTPADFEEIEIITNPLDFKGDPEAVALAIEGERYYFASLYDPILAVSVSKIAPLPFQIDAVYNYILKNPEIRFLLADDPGAGKTIMAGLVIKELKLRGLAERILIVVPGHLVPQWKREMKEKFQEEFTIVNREIFRTTTDVWRREKQVIASIDFLKQEDILKSLENVDWDLVVVDEAHKMAAYRFGKRVHRTKRYRVGEVLSKNSTHMLFLTATPHKGDPENFRLLLDLLVPGLFSDKEILLEAIRNNENPIFLRRMKEDLIDFEGKKIFKQRYSHTVTFSLTDKEVRLYNDLSRYLHYQYTVLEGSKRSIVFPLVILQRRFASSTYALLQSLRRRKARLIEYLQSGELEAGPIQLTFEDLLELEDEEERERWKAEMKLEGLPLVKKRKYIEAEIRTLDELIHMSEELIAQEEETKLRKLKETLEFIAREHGKDEKILIFTEFKDTLEYLVNKLQEWGYKVTFIHGEMDMDTRIQREKDFREWAQVMVATEAAGEGINLQFCHLLINYDIPWNPNRLEQRIGRVHRYGQKYPVHIFNFVAKNTREGMVLERLLLKIEEIRRALGDKVFDVVGELLDGENLYTLLSEVAVMLRDPDSVLKEEEPKLQPEEVAQKAEELLGESLATKHIDLSRILQLLEKAEENRLSPEYLELFFLKAMKRLNARVREKEPHIYSIERTPRVLRDISERKGYGIVERSYKAITFDKAISEKRDDVEFVSFGHPLFEALREWVQEEYLKELQRGAVFYDPRNRLHGTIWFFEGEVQDGFNKTAGKTLVAIYDDGENFEVIDPKIIWDLEPAKDSPEVSIEFSRRESAMIYALKALEDYKNKLLEERKRQAEIKKKYGMKSLRKLIDDLDYKLAEYELLPPEDRKRYALTIRNIEERLNRYRRALEELPERIARETSLMVRPPVFIGAIYVLPRGEMGEDPAIEEVGMQIAMEYERKHGREPRDVSKENLGYDIYSKGNGEKRHIEVKARAHLGDVELTWNEYVTAKRLRDKYWLYVVAYAAEKPTLYIIRDPTHTLKVVEKYEIRFKVPVEEWRKKGEKVEV; translated from the coding sequence ATGAGTACGGAGATAAAACCAGGGTATATCCTCAAAAGTACGAAATGGAAAGAACCGTTTCTCGTCGGAATGGTACAGGCTCAGAGAGACACAATCATGGTAGCCGGCCACTACCTGAACTCCCGTGAGCCCGACTACTTCATCCTGACACCCGCGGACTTCGAAGAGATTGAGATCATCACAAACCCCCTCGACTTCAAGGGCGACCCGGAAGCCGTAGCCCTTGCAATCGAGGGAGAACGGTACTACTTCGCCTCGCTCTACGACCCAATACTCGCCGTGAGCGTCTCAAAAATAGCCCCCCTACCCTTCCAGATCGATGCCGTTTACAATTACATACTCAAGAACCCGGAAATACGCTTCCTCCTCGCCGATGACCCCGGTGCAGGAAAGACCATCATGGCTGGTCTCGTGATAAAGGAACTCAAACTCAGAGGACTCGCTGAGAGGATTCTCATCGTCGTTCCCGGCCACCTTGTGCCTCAGTGGAAGAGAGAAATGAAGGAAAAGTTCCAGGAAGAGTTTACCATCGTCAACAGGGAGATTTTCAGAACCACCACCGACGTTTGGAGGCGCGAGAAGCAAGTAATAGCGTCCATAGACTTTCTCAAGCAGGAAGACATCCTCAAGAGCCTTGAAAACGTGGACTGGGATCTCGTGGTAGTGGACGAAGCCCACAAGATGGCCGCCTACCGCTTTGGGAAGAGGGTACATCGTACGAAAAGGTACAGGGTCGGCGAGGTACTCTCAAAGAACTCCACCCACATGCTCTTTCTCACGGCTACCCCTCACAAAGGAGACCCTGAGAACTTCCGCCTCCTGCTCGATCTCCTCGTTCCAGGGCTTTTCAGCGACAAAGAGATACTCCTCGAAGCAATCCGGAACAACGAGAACCCAATCTTCCTCAGACGCATGAAGGAGGACCTCATAGACTTTGAGGGAAAGAAGATATTCAAGCAGAGGTACTCTCACACGGTAACGTTCAGCCTCACCGACAAGGAGGTTCGGCTCTATAATGACCTCTCCCGGTACCTCCATTATCAGTACACAGTACTCGAAGGAAGCAAGAGAAGCATCGTGTTTCCCCTGGTAATACTCCAGAGAAGATTCGCATCGAGTACGTACGCTCTCCTCCAGTCCCTCAGAAGGCGAAAAGCCCGGCTCATAGAATACCTCCAGAGCGGAGAACTTGAGGCTGGCCCGATACAGCTTACCTTTGAGGACCTCCTTGAGCTTGAAGACGAAGAGGAAAGGGAGAGATGGAAGGCCGAGATGAAGCTTGAGGGTCTCCCCCTCGTCAAGAAACGGAAGTATATAGAGGCCGAAATAAGAACTCTTGACGAGCTTATTCACATGAGTGAGGAGCTTATAGCTCAGGAAGAAGAAACAAAGCTCAGAAAGCTCAAAGAGACCCTTGAATTCATTGCGAGGGAGCATGGAAAAGACGAGAAAATCCTCATCTTCACGGAGTTCAAGGACACCCTTGAGTACCTTGTGAACAAACTCCAAGAGTGGGGATACAAAGTCACCTTCATTCACGGCGAGATGGACATGGACACAAGGATACAACGTGAGAAAGACTTCCGAGAGTGGGCGCAGGTAATGGTCGCAACTGAAGCAGCCGGCGAGGGCATAAACCTCCAGTTCTGCCACCTGCTCATAAACTACGACATCCCCTGGAACCCCAACAGGCTCGAACAGAGGATTGGAAGGGTTCACAGGTACGGGCAAAAGTACCCCGTCCATATCTTCAACTTCGTGGCCAAGAACACAAGAGAGGGCATGGTACTCGAAAGACTCTTACTCAAGATAGAAGAGATAAGAAGAGCACTCGGTGATAAAGTCTTCGATGTTGTTGGCGAGCTACTGGACGGAGAGAACCTCTATACACTCCTCTCCGAAGTTGCCGTCATGCTCAGAGACCCCGATAGCGTACTGAAGGAAGAGGAGCCAAAACTCCAGCCAGAAGAAGTCGCTCAGAAGGCCGAGGAGCTTCTTGGGGAAAGCCTTGCCACGAAACACATAGACCTGAGTAGGATACTGCAACTCCTCGAAAAGGCCGAGGAGAACAGGTTGTCCCCGGAGTACCTTGAACTCTTCTTCCTCAAGGCTATGAAGCGCCTCAACGCAAGGGTAAGAGAAAAGGAACCCCACATTTACTCCATCGAGAGAACACCGAGAGTTCTCCGTGATATAAGCGAGAGGAAAGGGTACGGGATAGTCGAGCGCTCGTACAAGGCTATAACCTTCGATAAGGCCATTTCCGAAAAGAGAGACGACGTGGAGTTCGTGTCCTTTGGGCATCCACTCTTTGAGGCCCTCCGTGAGTGGGTGCAGGAAGAGTACCTCAAAGAGCTTCAGCGTGGGGCGGTCTTCTACGACCCCAGGAACAGGCTCCACGGTACCATCTGGTTCTTTGAGGGGGAGGTACAGGACGGCTTCAACAAGACCGCAGGAAAAACCCTCGTTGCCATCTACGACGATGGAGAGAACTTCGAGGTCATAGACCCGAAGATAATCTGGGACCTCGAACCTGCGAAAGACTCTCCCGAAGTGAGCATCGAGTTCAGTAGAAGGGAGAGCGCAATGATCTACGCCCTGAAAGCCCTCGAAGACTACAAGAACAAACTGCTCGAAGAAAGGAAGAGGCAGGCAGAGATAAAGAAGAAGTACGGTATGAAGTCCCTCAGGAAGCTCATAGACGACCTCGACTACAAGCTGGCCGAGTACGAACTCCTGCCGCCAGAGGATAGGAAGAGGTACGCGCTGACTATAAGGAACATAGAGGAGAGACTGAACCGGTACAGGCGTGCCCTTGAGGAACTGCCAGAAAGGATAGCCAGGGAAACAAGCCTCATGGTGCGGCCGCCCGTGTTCATAGGGGCCATTTACGTACTCCCCAGAGGGGAAATGGGCGAAGACCCGGCAATAGAAGAGGTTGGAATGCAGATAGCGATGGAGTACGAAAGGAAGCACGGGAGGGAGCCAAGGGATGTATCAAAGGAGAACCTCGGCTATGACATCTACTCAAAGGGGAACGGCGAAAAGCGGCACATCGAGGTAAAGGCGAGAGCACACCTCGGAGACGTTGAGCTCACCTGGAACGAGTACGTTACCGCAAAGAGGCTTCGCGACAAGTACTGGCTCTACGTGGTTGCGTACGCCGCCGAAAAGCCGACCCTCTACATAATCCGTGATCCCACTCACACTCTCAAGGTCGTTGAGAAGTACGAGATCAGGTTCAAAGTTCCCGTGGAGGAATGGAGGAAGAAGGGTGAAAAAGTTGAAGTTTGA
- a CDS encoding recombinase family protein, with amino-acid sequence MTVYVYLRVSTDEQDIESQMESVKRWLSEKGIGEFKIVKDEGVSGGIPTKKRQGFSYILNEAEDGDIVVVSELTRLGRSLSDVILTLNELTSRGVRIVSVKEGLDSTSDPMQFKVMTTLFALFADLEREFIRKRTMEGLQRAKAQGKRLGRPPLLDESKLITVVELYQKGFSARKIAGILEVSPSTVSRAIRRLREQGILDEQRVVRVNREKLKEVIGSD; translated from the coding sequence ATGACAGTTTACGTTTACCTTCGGGTAAGTACGGACGAACAGGACATAGAGAGCCAAATGGAAAGCGTAAAGCGCTGGTTATCAGAAAAGGGTATTGGAGAATTCAAGATCGTCAAAGATGAAGGTGTTTCTGGGGGTATTCCAACCAAGAAACGGCAAGGGTTCTCTTACATACTGAATGAGGCAGAAGATGGGGATATAGTGGTAGTTTCTGAACTTACACGCTTGGGTCGCTCCCTCAGTGATGTAATACTCACGTTGAACGAGCTGACCTCGAGGGGAGTTCGGATCGTCTCAGTCAAGGAAGGGTTGGATAGTACGAGTGATCCGATGCAATTCAAGGTTATGACGACTCTGTTCGCTCTTTTTGCTGATCTTGAGCGTGAATTCATAAGAAAGCGTACAATGGAGGGATTACAGCGTGCAAAAGCGCAGGGAAAACGGCTTGGGAGACCTCCTCTTTTGGACGAGAGCAAACTCATCACAGTCGTTGAGTTGTACCAGAAAGGATTTTCTGCCCGCAAAATAGCGGGTATTCTGGAGGTCAGTCCCAGTACTGTGAGTAGGGCCATTCGAAGACTCAGAGAGCAGGGTATTCTGGATGAGCAGAGGGTTGTGAGAGTGAACCGGGAGAAGCTCAAGGAGGTGATTGGCAGTGACTGA